A region from the Triticum aestivum cultivar Chinese Spring chromosome 3D, IWGSC CS RefSeq v2.1, whole genome shotgun sequence genome encodes:
- the LOC123078035 gene encoding uncharacterized protein yields MLFSTTFMCTLTYMDNLVLHVLFVISRLSGQHRGRWGRQSQQGRWLSPADDAHRLLPFVAIVGGAHHRGAAGEEMRIHRWTPSSLYGRIFPVCVQFIPLLDSVSVSTKPNMSVRNSAMFSGHVCLISPHWTRLDFSVYKPSCQLLR; encoded by the exons ATGCTATTCAGTACAACCTTCATGTGCACCTTGACTTACATGGATAATCTT GTACTACATGTACTTTTTGTGATTTCAAGG CTGAGTGGTCAACACCGAGGAAGATGGGGAAGACAGAGCCAGCAAGGAAGATGGCTCAGCCCTGCCGACGATGCCCACCGGCTACTTCCGTTTGTCGCCATCGTAGGAGGGGCGCACCATCGAGGAGCAGCAGGGGAGGAGATGAGGATACACCGCTGGACTCCCTCTTCACTTTATGGTCGCATCTTCCCC GTCTGTGTACAATTTATTCCACTGCTCGACTCAGTGTCCGTCTCAACAAAACCTAACATGTCGGTGCGAAATTCTGCTAT GTTCAGTGGACATGTATGCTTAATATCCCCTCACTGGACAAGATTGGATTTTAGTGTATACAAGCCCTCCTGTCAGCTGCTCAG GTGA